In the Alistipes provencensis genome, CAGATACGGCAGGACATAACTCTGCGTATAGAGGTCCTCGCAGGTCTGCCACAGCATCGAACGCTGCCACTTCCAGCGGTTCTCATTCTGGTCGAAATAGCGCCCGTGGCTCTGCCACAAGGCGATATGACGGCCCGAGAGCCCTTTCGTCGGGGTCGCGGCGGCCGAGAGCCGCGTGACCAGCGGCCGCGCGGAGCGGTTGGTGAAAGGCACGATCTGCCGTTTGGCGATCTGTTTCTTCAACTGCGCGGCGTTGCGGTGGGCCAGCGGGACCAGTTCGCCGATCTCGCGCCGGTCGGTGTAGAGCTCGATGCGGGCCTTGCGGAACTCCTGCGGCAGCAGGGCACGCACCGAGTCGCGCAGGGCCTGCACGTTATCCTCGCGGAACGGATAATAGGACAGACCGATCGTGGCGTAAATCTGCACCCGGCTGCGCGAGGCTCTTACGGCCTCGATCCGCACGGTGGTCGGTTCGGCTTTCTGGTAGCCGCCCGTGATCTCGCGGGAGACGATGCGCGACAGCGTCCGGGCGATCTCGGCACGGGTGGCCCTACCGACCTCGGCGGCCGAAAGACTTCCTAAAGCAAAGATTGAAATAAGCAGGTATAATATTCTATTTTTCATGCCGTTCAGAGAGAATTAACATGCCGAGCATCGTAAACGCGGCATTGTAGATCAACAATTCGAACCCGATCCGGTAGTCCCACGCCTCGCGGGCCCACCACTGCACCAGCGCGCTCAGCACAGGGGCCGCGACAGCGACGAGCGGAATCCAGCGGTCGCGGACCTTGCGGCGCGTGAACATCCCGAAGGCGAACATGCCCAGAATCGGGCCGTAGGTGTAGCCGGCGACCTTATAGACCAGATTGATGACGCTGTCGTCGGCCCAGTATTCGAAAGCCAGAATCACGGCGGCCATACCCAGCGCCATCAGGATATGAACCCCTTTGCGGAGGCGCGTGAGCCGCTCCTCGCCGCAGCGTTTCGTACCCTCGAGGATATCGACCGTGAAGGAGGTCGTCAGGGCCGTCAGGGCCGACCCAGCAGCTGAATAGGTACTTGAGATAAGCCCCACAACAAACAGAATGCCAACGATAAGTGGCAGTCCGCCGTCGACGGCGACCAGCGAAAAGACCTGATCGCTCTTGGCGGGAGGCGTCATGCCGCTGCGCTCCATGTAGAGGTACAACAGCACGCCCAGTACCAGAAAGAGGAAGATGACGAAAATCTGGCTCACGGCCGTCAGCACGATGTTCTTCTGCGAGTCGCGCGGCGTGGCGCAGCTCAGGTTGCGCTGCATCATGTCCTGATCGAGTCCCGTCATGGCGACCAGCAGGACAACGCCTGCGGCGAACATCTTCCAGAAATAGCGGTCCGAGGCGGGGTCGTCGAAGAAGAAAATACGCGACATCGGCGAGGCGGAGACCTCACGGGCCGTATCGGCCAACGAAAGGCCGAGGCCCTGCATGATGAAGACGATAGACAGCACGAGACTCGCCACGAGGCAGACCGTCTTGAGCGTATCGGTCCAGATCAGCGACTTCACGCCGCCCTGTTGGGTGTAGAGCCACACGAAAAGCATCGTTATCAGGGCATTGGCCCAGAACGGGATGCCATAGTGCGAGAAGACCAGCAGTTGCATCACAGCGCAGACGACATAGACCCGCAGTGCGGCTCCCAGCATCTTGGAAATGAAAAAGAACCACGCCCCGGTGCGGTGCGAGGCGACGCCGAAGCGATCGTCGAGGTATTCATAGAGCGAGACCACCCGCAGGCGGTAGAACGTGGGGATCAGCACGAAAGCCACGACGAGCTGACCCACCGTGAAACCCGCGACCATCTGCATGTAGGAGAACGAATCGACGGCCACGGAGCCCGGAACGGAAATGAACGTGACGCCCGACATCGCGGCGCCGATCATGGCGAAGGCCGCCATGTACCACGGCGTGCGGCGGTTGCCGGTGAAGAACCCGGCATTGTCGGCACGGCGGCCCGAAGCCCACGCGACGGCGAACAGGACGGCTATATAGCCCAGAACGGTGGCAATGACGGCTGCGGGTGTCATAAGTGCGGATTTGAATTACAAAGATACGAATAAGCGAGCGCAAAAGCAAGTTCACTTGCATTTTGCCGAGCGGGAGTATTTAAGGCGAAGCCAAAGATACGAAAAAACCCGGACGGGTGCAAAACTGAATTGCATACCGTTCGGCAAAACGTTCCATAAAATGCAAAAGAGTCGTTACGACACCAAAAAAGAGAGACACGGCGGCGGCCCGGAGCCTATTTTATCCGTTCCGGGGGCAAAGCGGCAAAAGGTCGTATGTTTTATTGAGAATACAGGAATTTTTTCCTATTTTTGTTGCTAATTCAAACATAAACCCTTAACAGATATGGCTTTTCTTAAAGAATTCAAAGAGTTTGCCCTCAAAGGCAACGTAATGGACATGGCCGTCGGCGTTATCATCGGCGGTGCGTTCGGCAAGATCGTGTCGTCGCTCGTGAACGACATCCTCATGCCCCCGATCGGCGCGCTGATCGGAAACACCGATTTTTCGCAGTTGCGGCTCGACATCTCGAAGGTGCGCGACATCACGTCGAGCGCCGTGCAGTCCGTGGAGGGCATCGTGACCAAAGGCGACGCCGCGCAGGCTGCGGCGGCCGCGGAACCGATCTACTGGAACTACGGCGCATTCATCCAGCAGTGTGTGGACTTCACCATTCTGGCGCTCTGCGTGTTCCTGATGGTCAAGCTGATGAACCGCCTGATGAAGAAAAACGAGGAGGCTCCGGCCCCGGCGCCCGCTCCCGAACCGCCCGCACCGTCGAAGGAGGAGCTGCTGCTGACCGAAATCCGCGACCTGCTCAAAGAGCAGAAGAAATAAGCCCGCGGCAGACGGCCCTGCAACGATCCGGCTTCCAAAGAGGAAGCCGGATTTTTTGGGTCCGCGCCGGCGATTCAAAACAAAACGAAACACAAAATCGAAAGAAAATATTGATTTATGACCGAAAATGATTATATTTGCGAAATAGAAACCCATAAAAACGAAACCCAACCATGGACAGGAAACTCAGAACGGCCGGACTCGGCCTGCTGGCGGTAGCTGCCGCGGGGTGCACCCAGAAGCAGGAAACCCGCCCCAACATCATCCTGATACTGGCCGACGACATCGGCGCGGAGTGCATCGGGTGTTACGGAGGCGCCGGATACAGCACCCCGAACCTCGACGCGCTGGCGACACGGGCCATCCGTTACGAGAACATGCATTCGACGCCGCTCAGCACCCCGTCGCGCGTGCAGTTGATGACCGGCGTCTACAACGACCGCAACTACGTCAACTTCGGCTACATGAACGACGATGAACACACGTTCGCCCATCTGGCCCGGCAGGCCGGGTATTCGACGGCCGTGGTGGGGAAATGGCAGCTCGGGCGGTCGCGCGAGATGGTCGGCAAGCTCGGGTTCGACGAATGGTGTCTCACCCAGTTGCAGATTTACAAGGAGCTGGCCGGAGCGCGGGCGACGGACCGTTACGCCTTCTCCTATGTGGACGACAACGGCCATTACGAATTCAGCTACTATGCGCCGGACGATTTCCAGCGTTACGCATTCGACTACATCGACCGGCAGACCGAGGCCGGCAGACCCTTCCTGCTCTACTATCCCACCCCGCTGGTACACACGCCGCACGTCGCCACACCCGATTCGGAGTGCTGGACCGACGATCCGGACACCCGCTTCAGGAGCGATCCCCGGCATTTCCCGGACATGGTCGCCTATCTCGACAAGCAGGTCGGACAACTGGTGGCCAAACTCGAGGAGCGCGGCATCTGGGACAACACGATCCTGATCTTCGTGGGTGACAACGGCACCAGCCACCTCATCACGTCGCCGACGGCCGACGGGCAGGAGATAAAGGGCGGAAAGGGTTCGACGACGATATATGGGACGCACGTTCCCCTGCTGATCGCATGGGGCGACAAGACCCGCGGGGGACGGGTGAGCGACCGGCTGGTGGACCTGACGGACTTCATGCCGACGATAGCCGACGCCATGGGGGTCGGGATTCCCGATGAATGGGGCGCGGAAGGCATATCGCTCTACCCGGAGCTATGCGGGCAGAAACCGCTGGAAAGGGAGTTCTCGCTGCTGCATTTCAACCCCCTGTGGCCCCACATGGCCTATCCGCGGGCGGCACGCTGCGCATACGACAAGGAGTACAAATATT is a window encoding:
- a CDS encoding sodium:solute symporter, translating into MTPAAVIATVLGYIAVLFAVAWASGRRADNAGFFTGNRRTPWYMAAFAMIGAAMSGVTFISVPGSVAVDSFSYMQMVAGFTVGQLVVAFVLIPTFYRLRVVSLYEYLDDRFGVASHRTGAWFFFISKMLGAALRVYVVCAVMQLLVFSHYGIPFWANALITMLFVWLYTQQGGVKSLIWTDTLKTVCLVASLVLSIVFIMQGLGLSLADTAREVSASPMSRIFFFDDPASDRYFWKMFAAGVVLLVAMTGLDQDMMQRNLSCATPRDSQKNIVLTAVSQIFVIFLFLVLGVLLYLYMERSGMTPPAKSDQVFSLVAVDGGLPLIVGILFVVGLISSTYSAAGSALTALTTSFTVDILEGTKRCGEERLTRLRKGVHILMALGMAAVILAFEYWADDSVINLVYKVAGYTYGPILGMFAFGMFTRRKVRDRWIPLVAVAAPVLSALVQWWAREAWDYRIGFELLIYNAAFTMLGMLILSERHEK
- the mscL gene encoding large-conductance mechanosensitive channel protein MscL — translated: MAFLKEFKEFALKGNVMDMAVGVIIGGAFGKIVSSLVNDILMPPIGALIGNTDFSQLRLDISKVRDITSSAVQSVEGIVTKGDAAQAAAAAEPIYWNYGAFIQQCVDFTILALCVFLMVKLMNRLMKKNEEAPAPAPAPEPPAPSKEELLLTEIRDLLKEQKK
- a CDS encoding sulfatase-like hydrolase/transferase, translated to MDRKLRTAGLGLLAVAAAGCTQKQETRPNIILILADDIGAECIGCYGGAGYSTPNLDALATRAIRYENMHSTPLSTPSRVQLMTGVYNDRNYVNFGYMNDDEHTFAHLARQAGYSTAVVGKWQLGRSREMVGKLGFDEWCLTQLQIYKELAGARATDRYAFSYVDDNGHYEFSYYAPDDFQRYAFDYIDRQTEAGRPFLLYYPTPLVHTPHVATPDSECWTDDPDTRFRSDPRHFPDMVAYLDKQVGQLVAKLEERGIWDNTILIFVGDNGTSHLITSPTADGQEIKGGKGSTTIYGTHVPLLIAWGDKTRGGRVSDRLVDLTDFMPTIADAMGVGIPDEWGAEGISLYPELCGQKPLEREFSLLHFNPLWPHMAYPRAARCAYDKEYKYYWDGRFYHYAEDPLEEHPLDIADCTPEVQALHARLKARVDELPGWYPDKPGAPRHGDYKSFYDAKPKQK